A window of the Hallerella porci genome harbors these coding sequences:
- a CDS encoding DUF262 domain-containing protein, whose protein sequence is MKNEVYYGEYSLKHWIDMILYGKITLPKYQRAFVWDKSKVVKLLQSFQEEHFSPPVVIGSYNNEGKAENLIIDGQQRLTSLLLAYLRIYPIKKKFKQINENFADENG, encoded by the coding sequence ATGAAAAACGAGGTTTATTACGGCGAATATTCACTGAAGCATTGGATCGATATGATACTTTATGGAAAAATTACGTTACCTAAGTATCAAAGGGCTTTTGTTTGGGATAAAAGTAAGGTGGTAAAGTTACTTCAATCTTTTCAAGAAGAGCATTTTAGTCCTCCTGTCGTGATTGGATCATATAATAATGAAGGTAAAGCTGAAAATTTGATTATTGACGGACAGCAAAGATTAACTTCTTTACTGTTGGCGTATTTGAGAATCTATCCAATTAAGAAAAAATTTAAGCAAATTAATGAAAATTTTGCAGACGAAAATGGATGA